One Flavobacteriales bacterium DNA segment encodes these proteins:
- a CDS encoding O-methyltransferase, whose translation MEFLPKNIDDYACSHTQNESPILSELNRETWAKVLIPRMLSGHLQGRALSMFSKMIQPRVILEIGTYTGYSAICLSEGLKEGGKLYTIDINEELESMSSSYFEKAGIKDNVKQYVGNALEIIPTLNDSFDLVFIDADKENYSNYFDIVIDKIPVGGFIIADNVLWSGKVAEDVKENDSETKALIDYNTKIQQSERVENLLLPVRDGLMICQKVK comes from the coding sequence ATGGAATTTTTACCTAAAAACATCGACGACTACGCCTGTAGTCATACTCAAAATGAAAGCCCTATCTTATCTGAACTCAATAGAGAAACATGGGCAAAAGTATTAATCCCCAGAATGTTGTCAGGACATCTACAAGGGAGAGCATTGAGCATGTTTAGTAAGATGATTCAACCACGAGTAATTCTAGAGATTGGAACATACACAGGCTATTCTGCTATTTGTTTATCTGAAGGCCTTAAAGAAGGTGGTAAACTCTACACAATAGATATTAATGAAGAGCTTGAGTCAATGTCTTCTTCTTATTTTGAAAAAGCAGGAATAAAAGACAATGTAAAGCAATATGTAGGAAATGCATTAGAAATAATCCCTACTCTTAATGATAGCTTTGATTTAGTGTTCATTGATGCTGATAAAGAAAATTACTCCAACTACTTTGATATTGTTATTGATAAAATACCAGTTGGTGGTTTTATCATTGCAGATAATGTATTGTGGAGCGGAAAAGTAGCTGAAGATGTGAAAGAAAATGATTCTGAAACAAAAGCATTGATAGATTATAATACCAAAATTCAACAAAGTGAAAGAGTAGAAAATTTGCTTTTGCCAGTAAGAGATGGTTTAATGATATGTCAAAAAGTAAAATGA
- a CDS encoding insulinase family protein produces MHFYHQLANGIRIVHKKTNRAVAHCGLIIKGGSRDEQEHEQGLAHFIEHVIFKGTHKRKAFHILSRMEDVGGEINAFTTKEETCIHSSFIPKYYERSLELLSDIIFNSSFPKKELEKEKTVVLDEINYYKDNPSELIFDEFEEQMFGNHSLGKNILGTPKHINSFDKNMINEFIKRNYLTHEIVISSVGDISMDKLISLAEKHFSYIPKSQTDRNQIEFSNYKKKQVTSNKKGFQSHCIIGNVAYGVKHPKKTPLTLLNNILGGPGMNSRLNLAIREKYGFTYSIESNYTPYSDIGIFSVYLASDTDKINRSIKLTKRELIKLCEKPLGTLQLKKAKQQLIGQIAIGQENEVNLMLSLAKSVLLYNKVDTFEIVKEKVEAVSSTQILEVANEIFDEDKLSHLIYKV; encoded by the coding sequence ATGCACTTCTATCACCAATTGGCAAATGGAATTCGTATTGTTCACAAAAAGACCAATAGAGCAGTAGCTCATTGCGGATTGATTATTAAGGGTGGCTCAAGAGATGAACAAGAACACGAGCAAGGTCTGGCACACTTTATTGAGCACGTTATATTCAAAGGCACACACAAAAGAAAAGCTTTTCATATACTAAGTCGAATGGAAGATGTTGGTGGCGAAATAAACGCTTTCACCACTAAAGAAGAAACGTGTATTCATTCCTCATTCATTCCAAAATATTACGAACGCTCATTAGAACTACTTAGCGATATAATTTTCAATTCTAGTTTCCCTAAAAAAGAATTGGAAAAAGAGAAAACAGTTGTTTTAGATGAAATCAATTATTACAAAGACAATCCATCAGAATTAATTTTTGATGAATTTGAAGAGCAAATGTTTGGAAATCATTCATTGGGAAAAAATATTTTAGGAACTCCAAAACACATAAATTCTTTTGATAAAAATATGATTAACGAGTTTATTAAAAGAAATTACCTCACTCATGAAATAGTTATAAGTTCAGTAGGAGATATTTCTATGGATAAGTTAATTTCATTAGCGGAAAAACATTTTTCTTATATTCCTAAAAGTCAAACTGATAGAAATCAAATAGAATTTTCTAACTATAAAAAAAAGCAAGTCACTTCTAATAAAAAAGGCTTTCAATCGCATTGTATTATTGGCAATGTAGCTTATGGTGTAAAACACCCTAAAAAGACTCCATTAACACTTTTAAATAATATTTTGGGCGGCCCAGGAATGAACTCAAGGTTAAATTTAGCGATACGAGAAAAATACGGCTTTACATACTCAATTGAGTCTAATTATACTCCTTACAGTGATATAGGTATATTCTCAGTTTATCTGGCCTCAGACACGGATAAAATTAATAGAAGTATAAAGCTGACTAAAAGAGAACTCATAAAATTATGTGAAAAACCGCTTGGTACTTTACAACTCAAAAAAGCTAAACAACAATTGATTGGTCAAATAGCTATAGGTCAAGAAAATGAAGTAAATTTGATGTTATCGCTAGCAAAAAGTGTTTTACTTTACAATAAAGTTGATACTTTTGAAATCGTAAAAGAAAAAGTGGAAGCGGTAAGCTCTACACAAATACTTGAAGTGGCAAATGAAATTTTTGATGAAGATAAACTCTCACATCTGATTTATAAAGTATAA
- a CDS encoding proline dehydrogenase family protein → MSKSKMSKVSFDNTEIAFKSKSTSDLQKSYWLFKLVSNNALVKLGPTLLNIAFFLRLPIKSIIKNTIFKQFCGGESIKDCEERIQSLAIYNVQTILDYSVEGESNKENFDLTANEIIKTIERAKEDENIPFAVFKTSGLARIELLEKVSSNISLNENEKEEFKRLKERVKSICQKAFDFDVRIFIDAEESWIQNVIDDLAISMMRTYNTDKAIVYNTLQMYRWDRIAFLKQSYADAENGNYFLGLKIVRGAYMEKERERSSEFGYSSPIQKDKKSCDQDYDLALAYCINHIDKIALCAGTHNEKSSLKLIDLMRENNILKDDKRVYFSQLLGMSDHISFNLANEGFNVVKYMPYGPVKLVMPYLIRRAQENTSISGQTGRELSLIIKEKTRRAT, encoded by the coding sequence ATGTCAAAAAGTAAAATGAGTAAAGTTTCTTTCGATAACACAGAAATAGCTTTTAAGTCTAAATCCACATCTGATTTACAAAAGTCCTATTGGTTATTTAAGTTAGTTAGCAATAATGCATTAGTGAAATTAGGACCAACTCTACTAAATATTGCATTCTTCCTTAGATTACCCATTAAGTCTATCATCAAAAACACCATTTTTAAACAATTCTGTGGTGGCGAATCAATAAAGGACTGTGAAGAACGTATTCAATCACTAGCAATATATAATGTCCAGACTATCCTTGACTATTCCGTTGAAGGCGAAAGCAATAAAGAAAACTTTGATTTAACTGCTAACGAAATTATCAAAACTATTGAGCGAGCTAAAGAGGATGAAAATATCCCTTTTGCTGTCTTCAAAACTTCAGGTTTAGCCCGAATAGAATTATTAGAAAAAGTAAGTTCGAACATATCATTAAACGAAAATGAAAAAGAAGAGTTTAAACGTTTAAAAGAAAGAGTGAAAAGCATTTGTCAAAAAGCATTTGATTTTGATGTTCGAATTTTTATAGATGCCGAAGAGAGTTGGATTCAAAATGTAATAGACGATCTAGCAATTTCTATGATGAGAACGTATAACACTGACAAAGCCATAGTTTATAATACTCTTCAAATGTACCGATGGGATAGAATAGCCTTTTTGAAGCAATCATATGCGGATGCTGAAAATGGGAACTACTTTTTAGGACTAAAAATTGTTAGAGGGGCTTACATGGAAAAAGAGCGTGAGCGGTCTTCTGAATTTGGGTATTCCTCTCCTATTCAGAAAGACAAAAAAAGTTGCGATCAGGACTATGACTTAGCCCTAGCCTACTGTATAAATCATATTGATAAAATTGCACTTTGTGCTGGCACTCATAATGAAAAAAGCTCCTTGAAATTAATTGATTTAATGAGAGAAAATAATATACTGAAAGATGATAAAAGGGTTTATTTTTCTCAACTTTTAGGCATGAGTGACCACATCAGTTTTAACCTTGCTAATGAGGGCTTCAATGTGGTAAAATATATGCCGTATGGACCTGTTAAACTTGTGATGCCATATCTCATAAGAAGAGCTCAAGAGAACACTTCTATTTCTGGACAAACAGGTAGAGAACTGAGTTTAATAATTAAAGAGAAAACTAGGAGAGCTACCTAA
- a CDS encoding DUF4258 domain-containing protein — MFRRFGIFFFGILLGVMIIRFAFPGRFTEYTQYFSLDYRVLYHLNQDTIYFSNEAQCLMECLDVEQADVLDVFEGGEVNFDLSDKNTTPCKLYLVEKDELEVSFELCEDKVKLKSFSLGEDTCSCN; from the coding sequence ATGTTCAGACGTTTCGGAATCTTTTTCTTTGGTATTCTTCTTGGAGTTATGATAATTAGATTTGCCTTTCCAGGCAGGTTTACAGAATACACCCAATATTTTAGTTTAGATTATAGAGTGCTTTACCATCTCAATCAAGACACCATTTACTTTAGTAATGAGGCTCAATGTTTAATGGAATGCTTAGATGTTGAACAAGCCGATGTTTTAGATGTTTTTGAAGGAGGAGAAGTTAACTTTGATTTGAGTGATAAAAATACTACACCTTGCAAACTTTACTTGGTAGAAAAAGACGAACTTGAAGTGTCTTTTGAACTGTGTGAGGATAAAGTGAAGCTTAAAAGCTTTTCCTTAGGTGAAGATACATGCTCTTGTAATTAG